A genome region from Sceloporus undulatus isolate JIND9_A2432 ecotype Alabama chromosome 1, SceUnd_v1.1, whole genome shotgun sequence includes the following:
- the LOC121922575 gene encoding barrier-to-autointegration factor-like: MTTSQKHRDFVAEPMGEKPVGALAGIRDILGKKLADQGFDKAYVVLGQFLVLRKDEENFREWLKDTCGANAKQSRDCYGCLREWCDAFL; this comes from the coding sequence ATGACCACCAGCCAGAAGCACCGGGACTTCGTGGCGGAGCCCATGGGGGAGAAGCCCGTCGGGGCTCTGGCCGGCATCAGAGACATCCTGGGCAAGAAGCTGGCGGACCAAGGCTTCGACAAGGCCTACGTGGTGCTTGGGCAGTTCTTGGTGCTGAGGAAAGACGAGGAGAACTTCCGCGAATGGCTGAAGGACACCTGTGGGGCCAACGCCAAGCAATCCAGGGACTGCTACGGCTGCCTGCGGGAATGGTGCGACGCCTTCTTGTGA